One part of the Thiothrix nivea DSM 5205 genome encodes these proteins:
- the ubiD gene encoding 4-hydroxy-3-polyprenylbenzoate decarboxylase — protein MKYHDLRDFIQQLEKMGELKRISIEVDPYLEMTEIADRVLRAGGPALLFEKPKGHGVPVLANLFGTPRRVALGMGEESTEALREVGKLLALLKQPDPPKGFKDAMSALPIFRKVLDMAPKVVSKAACQQVVVEGDKVDLSRLPIQHCWPGDAAPLITWGLVITKGPNQKRQNLGIYRQQVIGKNRVIMRWLSHRGGALDFREFQQAHPGRPFPVAVAIGTDPATILGAVTPVPDTLSEYAFAGLLRGSRTELVQAIGVDLQVPASAEFVLEGHIYPDDMAPEGPYGDHTGYYNEIDSFPVFTIERITHRKDPIYHSTYTGRPPDEPAILGVALNEVFVPILQKQFPEIVDFYLPPEGCSYRMAVVSIKKQYPGHAKRVMMGVWSFLRQFMYTKFIIVVDDDVDTRKWEDVIWAMTTRMDPARDTTLVEHTPIDYLDFASPVSGLGSKMGLDATNKWPGETTREWGTPIVMDAAVKEKVDTMWKKLGL, from the coding sequence ATGAAATACCACGACCTGCGCGACTTTATCCAGCAACTGGAAAAAATGGGCGAGCTGAAACGCATCAGCATCGAAGTCGACCCGTATCTGGAAATGACCGAAATTGCCGACCGCGTGCTGCGCGCCGGTGGCCCTGCGTTGCTGTTTGAAAAGCCGAAGGGGCATGGTGTGCCGGTGCTGGCCAACCTGTTCGGCACGCCGCGCCGGGTGGCATTGGGGATGGGTGAGGAATCGACTGAAGCGCTACGTGAAGTCGGCAAGCTGCTGGCATTGCTGAAACAGCCCGACCCGCCGAAAGGTTTCAAGGATGCCATGAGTGCCCTGCCGATTTTCCGCAAGGTGCTGGACATGGCTCCCAAGGTGGTGAGCAAGGCAGCCTGCCAGCAGGTGGTGGTGGAAGGCGACAAGGTGGATTTAAGCAGGCTACCGATCCAGCATTGCTGGCCAGGGGATGCAGCGCCGCTGATTACCTGGGGTCTGGTCATCACCAAAGGGCCGAACCAGAAACGGCAGAATCTGGGCATTTACCGCCAGCAGGTGATCGGCAAAAACCGCGTGATCATGCGCTGGCTGTCGCATCGCGGCGGGGCGTTGGATTTCCGCGAGTTCCAGCAGGCGCATCCGGGCAGGCCGTTTCCGGTGGCGGTGGCGATTGGCACTGACCCGGCGACGATCCTGGGGGCGGTGACGCCGGTTCCCGATACGCTGTCCGAATATGCGTTTGCCGGGCTGTTGCGCGGTTCGCGGACGGAACTGGTGCAAGCCATCGGCGTGGATTTGCAAGTTCCGGCGTCGGCGGAATTTGTGCTGGAAGGGCATATTTACCCGGATGACATGGCTCCCGAAGGGCCTTACGGCGATCACACCGGTTACTACAACGAGATCGACAGCTTCCCGGTTTTCACCATCGAGCGCATTACCCACCGCAAAGACCCGATTTACCATAGCACTTACACCGGGCGTCCGCCGGATGAACCGGCGATTCTGGGCGTGGCGCTGAACGAGGTGTTCGTGCCGATCCTGCAGAAGCAGTTCCCTGAGATTGTCGATTTCTACCTGCCACCGGAAGGCTGCTCCTACCGCATGGCTGTGGTCAGCATCAAAAAGCAGTATCCGGGGCACGCCAAGCGGGTGATGATGGGCGTGTGGTCGTTCCTGCGCCAGTTCATGTACACCAAGTTTATCATCGTGGTGGACGACGACGTGGATACCCGCAAGTGGGAGGATGTGATCTGGGCAATGACCACCCGCATGGATCCGGCGCGGGATACCACGCTGGTGGAGCATACGCCGATTGACTATCTGGATTTCGCCTCGCCGGTATCGGGGCTGGGGTCGAAGATGGGGCTGGATGCGACCAACAAGTGGCCGGGGGAAACCACGCGGGAATGGGGGACGCCGATTGTGATGGATGCGGCGGTCAAAGAAAAGGTCGATACCATGTGGAAAAAGCTCGGTCTATAG
- the truD gene encoding tRNA pseudouridine(13) synthase TruD → MTDYASTRFAQAYPAPLTGQFRTLPEDFIVDEQMEIALSGTGEHLWLQVRKTGANTDWVAGQLARCAGIPAKEVGYAGLKDRHAITTQWFSLQLPGMADPDFSSLPPEIEILQQQRHDKKLRRGALAANRFILTLRECSGDFVEAQTICQQIAQHGIPNYYGAQRFGHNFGNLKKAASWFKGESKPKQRNQRSLYLSAARSWIFNHILSERVRQGNWNQRLPGDVFTFSDGNSWFADDASPALEQRLAVQDIHPTGALWGRGELATQAQTGELEAEQAALFPIFCAGLEKQGLKQERRALRIKVGEIGFEVVDNSTLRLAFELPPGAYATVLLDQLGTFLVPPLTRGG, encoded by the coding sequence ATGACCGATTACGCCAGCACCCGCTTCGCCCAAGCCTACCCCGCGCCGCTGACAGGCCAGTTCCGCACCCTGCCGGAAGATTTCATTGTCGATGAGCAGATGGAAATAGCTCTGAGCGGCACTGGCGAACATCTGTGGCTGCAAGTGCGCAAAACTGGCGCGAACACCGACTGGGTGGCAGGCCAGCTTGCCCGTTGCGCAGGTATCCCGGCCAAGGAGGTGGGTTATGCTGGCCTCAAGGATCGTCATGCCATCACCACCCAATGGTTCAGCCTGCAACTGCCCGGTATGGCCGACCCGGATTTTTCCAGCCTGCCGCCGGAAATCGAAATCCTCCAACAGCAGCGCCACGACAAGAAGTTGCGGCGCGGCGCGCTGGCGGCCAACCGTTTCATCCTCACCTTGCGCGAATGCAGCGGTGATTTCGTTGAGGCGCAAACTATTTGCCAGCAGATCGCCCAACACGGCATCCCCAACTACTACGGCGCACAGCGTTTCGGCCACAACTTCGGCAACCTGAAAAAAGCGGCAAGCTGGTTCAAGGGTGAATCCAAACCCAAACAGCGTAATCAGCGTAGCCTCTACCTCTCCGCTGCCCGTTCGTGGATTTTCAACCACATCCTTTCTGAAAGGGTGCGGCAAGGTAACTGGAACCAGCGCTTGCCCGGCGACGTGTTCACCTTCTCTGACGGCAATAGCTGGTTTGCCGACGATGCCAGTCCGGCACTGGAACAGCGGTTGGCAGTGCAGGATATTCATCCAACCGGCGCATTGTGGGGCAGGGGTGAGCTGGCGACGCAAGCACAAACAGGCGAGCTGGAAGCAGAACAAGCAGCGCTATTTCCGATCTTCTGCGCCGGGCTGGAAAAGCAGGGGTTGAAGCAGGAACGCCGCGCCCTGCGCATCAAGGTCGGGGAAATCGGCTTTGAAGTGGTGGACAACAGCACATTGCGACTGGCGTTTGAACTGCCACCGGGAGCCTACGCCACCGTATTGCTGGATCAACTGGGGACATTTCTTGTTCCTCCCCTGACAAGGGGAGGTTAG
- the bioF gene encoding 8-amino-7-oxononanoate synthase encodes MASERKFSRILTELDSRRSRHLYRHTRVADSPQQPHMTIDGKPMLVFCSNDYLGLANHPDMIRAFQQAANTYGVGSGAAHLVNGHSRPHQQLEEALAEFTGRERALLFSTGYMANLGVANALLASRHDVVYADRLNHASLVDAGLLAGAKLVRYPHNDTSSLGKRLKETPPNLPLSGEGQEGSAARTRLIMTDGVFSMDGDVAPVRELARLAREHDAWLMVDDAHGIGVLGETGAGLLEAEGLNQMDVPILMGTLGKALGTAGAFVAGSHDLIEYLIQTARTWIYTTAQPPAVAAATLASLHLVQTESWRREHLQVLIRQFRQGAEQLGLPLMASDTPIQPILVGSSEQAMAMSSRLEKSGILVTAIRPPTVPADTARLRVTLSAAHTVEDVERLLEALGRNPS; translated from the coding sequence ATGGCTTCCGAACGCAAATTTTCCCGCATCCTCACTGAACTCGATTCCCGCCGCTCCCGGCATCTTTACCGCCACACCCGCGTAGCCGATTCCCCGCAACAACCGCATATGACCATCGACGGCAAGCCGATGCTGGTGTTTTGCAGCAACGACTATCTCGGGCTGGCCAACCATCCGGACATGATCCGCGCTTTTCAGCAGGCTGCCAATACTTACGGTGTTGGCAGTGGGGCGGCGCACCTGGTTAATGGGCATTCGCGCCCACACCAGCAACTGGAGGAAGCGCTGGCGGAATTTACCGGGCGGGAACGGGCGTTGCTGTTTTCCACCGGTTACATGGCCAACCTAGGGGTGGCGAATGCGCTGTTGGCCAGCCGTCATGATGTGGTTTATGCAGACCGGCTTAACCATGCTTCTCTGGTGGATGCGGGTTTGCTTGCGGGGGCGAAACTGGTGCGTTATCCGCATAATGACACCTCCTCGCTGGGCAAGCGGTTGAAAGAAACCCCTCCTAACCTCCCCTTATCAGGGGAGGGACAAGAAGGCAGTGCTGCGCGCACGCGGCTGATCATGACGGATGGCGTGTTCAGCATGGATGGGGATGTTGCGCCGGTGCGTGAATTGGCGCGGCTGGCGCGGGAGCATGATGCGTGGCTGATGGTGGATGATGCGCATGGCATTGGTGTGCTGGGGGAAACCGGTGCTGGCTTGTTGGAAGCCGAAGGTCTTAACCAAATGGATGTGCCGATCCTGATGGGTACGCTGGGCAAGGCGCTGGGTACGGCAGGCGCGTTTGTGGCGGGTAGCCATGACCTGATCGAATACCTGATCCAGACAGCGCGGACGTGGATTTACACCACGGCGCAACCGCCTGCTGTAGCCGCCGCCACGCTGGCTAGCCTGCATCTGGTGCAGACGGAAAGCTGGCGGCGGGAACATTTGCAGGTGCTGATCCGGCAATTCCGGCAGGGGGCGGAACAGCTGGGTTTGCCGCTGATGGCATCTGATACGCCTATCCAGCCCATTTTGGTCGGCAGCAGTGAACAGGCGATGGCCATGAGCAGCAGATTAGAAAAGAGTGGCATTTTGGTTACCGCCATACGCCCACCGACGGTTCCGGCGGATACGGCGCGGTTACGGGTTACGTTATCGGCTGCGCATACGGTTGAGGATGTAGAGCGGTTGTTGGAAGCGCTGGGAAGAAACCCCTCCTAA
- a CDS encoding sulfurtransferase TusA family protein: MSDFKQELDARGLNCPLPILRTKKAINGLASGEVLKVIATDPGSVKDMEAFCKQTGNEMVSSAEAGGEYTFMIKKA, encoded by the coding sequence ATGTCTGATTTTAAACAGGAACTGGACGCACGTGGCCTAAATTGCCCACTGCCAATCCTTCGCACCAAGAAGGCCATCAATGGTCTGGCTTCCGGCGAAGTGCTGAAAGTCATCGCCACTGACCCAGGTTCCGTCAAGGATATGGAAGCTTTCTGCAAGCAGACTGGCAATGAAATGGTCAGCAGCGCTGAAGCGGGCGGCGAATACACTTTCATGATCAAGAAAGCGTAA
- the dapF gene encoding diaminopimelate epimerase — protein MTGSELHFTKMQGIGNDFVVLDGIRQQVRLDAAQIRWIADRHFGVGCDQVLLVEAYAGEDADFRYRIFNADGGEVEQCGNGARCFARFVYDQGLTHKTTIPVMTAAGRILLQIQPDGQVTVNMGVPELEPARIPFISERRQTLYNLEMAGKTVSFAAVSMGNPHAVLQVENVDIAPVTMLGSQLESHPAFPRRVNVGFMQVMGRDSIRLRVFERGSGETLACGTGACAAVVAGRIQGLLDGQATVTLAGGCLQIEWQGEGQPVWMTGPAETVFRGTLTI, from the coding sequence ATGACGGGCAGTGAGCTTCATTTCACCAAGATGCAGGGTATCGGCAACGATTTCGTGGTGCTGGACGGCATCCGCCAGCAAGTCCGGCTGGATGCGGCACAAATCCGCTGGATTGCCGACCGCCATTTCGGGGTGGGCTGTGATCAGGTGTTGCTGGTGGAAGCATATGCGGGTGAGGATGCTGATTTTCGCTACCGTATTTTCAATGCCGATGGTGGCGAGGTGGAACAATGCGGCAATGGCGCGCGCTGTTTCGCCAGATTCGTGTATGATCAGGGTTTGACGCACAAAACCACCATCCCGGTGATGACGGCGGCGGGGCGTATCCTGCTGCAAATCCAACCCGATGGGCAGGTCACGGTCAACATGGGTGTGCCGGAACTGGAGCCTGCGCGCATCCCGTTCATTTCCGAACGGCGGCAAACGCTCTATAATCTGGAAATGGCTGGAAAAACAGTGTCATTTGCGGCAGTTTCGATGGGCAACCCACATGCCGTGCTGCAAGTTGAAAATGTTGATATAGCACCAGTTACCATGCTTGGCTCCCAACTGGAATCACACCCGGCATTTCCCAGGCGGGTCAATGTCGGTTTCATGCAGGTCATGGGGCGCGACAGCATACGTTTGCGGGTGTTTGAGCGCGGTTCGGGTGAAACGCTGGCCTGCGGCACGGGTGCTTGCGCCGCCGTGGTGGCAGGCCGGATTCAGGGCTTGCTGGACGGGCAGGCAACAGTCACGTTGGCGGGCGGCTGTTTACAGATCGAATGGCAGGGTGAAGGGCAGCCGGTGTGGATGACCGGCCCGGCAGAAACGGTATTCAGGGGTACACTCACGATATGA
- a CDS encoding DUF484 family protein gives MSTQDGQGSKDISAEQVAAWLRTHPDFFRKHEDLLDHLTLPHPNTGGAVSLLERLVQRQRDRYQELQERQSDMLKAARDSEHVIARLHHLALELMTCDSLDDVVGTCNNMLRGDFKADSVVLRLIGRGRSRDGLHFIDPDDKSLKQLATLFRKRLPVCGRLRPRQQMFLFGEDGASIKSAVLIPLYEAREIGVLALGSENEARFYPGMGTLFIGQLGDLVARALARYLEPPLHSVDEAGA, from the coding sequence ATGAGCACACAAGACGGACAGGGCAGCAAAGACATCAGCGCGGAGCAGGTGGCTGCGTGGTTGCGGACTCACCCTGACTTTTTCCGCAAGCATGAGGATTTGCTGGATCATTTAACCCTGCCACACCCTAATACGGGGGGAGCGGTTTCCCTGCTGGAACGGCTGGTGCAGCGCCAGCGCGACCGTTACCAGGAATTGCAGGAACGCCAAAGCGACATGCTGAAAGCCGCGCGTGACAGCGAACATGTGATCGCCCGCCTGCACCATCTGGCACTGGAGCTGATGACCTGCGACAGCCTGGATGACGTGGTGGGAACCTGCAACAACATGTTGCGCGGCGATTTCAAGGCCGATAGCGTGGTGCTGCGCCTGATCGGGCGGGGGCGCTCACGTGACGGGCTGCATTTCATTGACCCGGATGACAAATCCCTCAAGCAGCTGGCCACCCTGTTCCGCAAGCGCCTGCCAGTGTGCGGCAGGTTGCGCCCACGCCAGCAGATGTTTTTGTTTGGTGAGGATGGGGCTTCCATCAAGTCCGCCGTACTGATCCCACTGTACGAAGCGCGCGAAATTGGCGTGCTGGCACTGGGCAGCGAAAACGAAGCGCGTTTTTATCCGGGCATGGGTACGCTGTTCATCGGCCAGCTTGGCGATCTGGTGGCGCGGGCGCTGGCGCGCTACCTGGAGCCGCCACTGCATTCGGTGGATGAGGCTGGCGCCTGA
- the xerC gene encoding tyrosine recombinase XerC: MDTLDSILSRYHYHLASEKRYSPRTVTSYERDLHDFIQWLEKQAADADISLDSVQTWQIRHWISQLHRKGLSGKSLQRKLSSIRRCYRFLLREGLVEHNPVVDVQSPKQARKLPDTLDAETLDRLLDIDADDTLAVRDRALMELLYSSGLRLSELAGLDVQDVDYRQQQVRVLGKGNKQRDVPVGRMALDALQVWLKQRGLLAAYGETALFVSKRGTRLHPRSIQFRLSHWRLQQGLEQHVHPHKLRHSCASHMLESSGDLRAVQEMLGHADISTTQIYTHLDFQHLASVYDQAHPRARKK; this comes from the coding sequence ATGGATACCCTCGATTCCATCCTGTCCCGCTACCACTACCATCTGGCCAGCGAAAAACGCTACTCGCCGCGCACGGTCACCAGCTACGAACGCGACCTGCACGACTTCATCCAGTGGCTGGAAAAGCAGGCAGCAGACGCCGATATTTCCCTCGACAGCGTACAAACCTGGCAAATCCGCCACTGGATCAGCCAGTTACACCGCAAAGGATTATCCGGCAAAAGCCTGCAACGCAAGCTGTCTTCCATCCGCCGCTGTTACCGTTTCCTGCTACGTGAAGGGCTGGTTGAACACAACCCGGTGGTGGATGTGCAATCCCCCAAACAGGCACGCAAGCTGCCGGATACGCTGGATGCCGAAACCCTCGACCGCCTGCTGGACATTGATGCCGATGATACGCTGGCGGTACGCGACCGGGCGCTGATGGAACTGCTGTATTCTTCCGGCCTGCGCCTGTCGGAACTGGCAGGGCTGGATGTGCAGGATGTGGACTACCGCCAGCAACAGGTGCGGGTACTGGGTAAGGGCAACAAGCAACGCGACGTGCCGGTAGGCCGGATGGCGCTGGACGCCCTGCAAGTATGGCTAAAGCAACGCGGCTTACTGGCAGCGTATGGTGAAACGGCCTTGTTCGTCAGCAAGCGCGGAACCCGCCTGCACCCACGCAGCATCCAGTTCCGCCTCAGCCACTGGCGATTACAGCAGGGGCTGGAACAGCACGTGCACCCGCACAAGTTACGCCACTCCTGCGCCAGCCACATGCTGGAATCATCGGGGGATTTACGCGCGGTGCAGGAAATGCTCGGTCATGCCGACATCAGCACCACTCAGATTTACACCCATCTGGATTTTCAGCATTTGGCTAGCGTATACGACCAAGCGCACCCGCGCGCGCGGAAGAAATAA
- a CDS encoding ankyrin repeat domain-containing protein, giving the protein MTTYQSKTMGIAMPGPLPHILLAGLLGLAVGGCGASTPAKESSLAEKPAASAEATAVTATQAEAAELPATAVATLGSDVITAEAPRQEAASIAPAETTDTPATASEIPEASAETAPAPSQAELNSQLWDAARAGDATTAASLLLQGADAQTATVSGETALHAAVAAGSLATVNQLVSHGANVNAATSSGWRPLHHAARFSRPDIANFLLQKGADPKAATSGASPKTPVQMALDQGDLRTARILGY; this is encoded by the coding sequence ATGACAACATACCAAAGCAAGACCATGGGCATTGCCATGCCCGGCCCATTACCCCACATTTTGCTGGCAGGTTTGCTGGGTCTGGCTGTTGGTGGCTGCGGTGCCAGTACACCAGCAAAGGAAAGCAGTCTGGCGGAGAAACCAGCTGCCAGCGCAGAAGCCACTGCTGTGACAGCCACGCAGGCGGAAGCGGCAGAACTGCCCGCTACTGCGGTGGCTACGCTGGGGTCGGATGTAATCACAGCGGAAGCCCCACGACAGGAAGCAGCATCTATTGCCCCAGCTGAAACAACAGATACACCGGCAACCGCTAGCGAAATACCGGAGGCATCGGCTGAAACTGCGCCAGCTCCCTCCCAGGCCGAGCTGAACTCACAACTGTGGGACGCCGCCCGCGCCGGTGATGCCACCACGGCTGCCAGTCTGCTGCTACAAGGCGCTGATGCCCAGACAGCAACGGTTTCTGGGGAAACAGCCCTGCACGCTGCCGTTGCGGCGGGTTCCCTGGCGACGGTCAACCAGCTGGTTAGCCACGGTGCCAATGTCAACGCCGCTACCAGCAGTGGCTGGAGGCCCTTGCACCATGCCGCCCGTTTCAGCCGCCCGGATATTGCCAACTTCTTGTTGCAGAAAGGTGCTGACCCCAAAGCGGCCACCAGCGGGGCATCGCCTAAAACGCCAGTGCAGATGGCACTGGATCAGGGTGACTTGCGCACGGCGCGTATCCTGGGTTATTGA
- a CDS encoding ATP-binding protein — translation MAFGKLTIDWRSTIAAVWRSNRHFLKPIRNVDLVNPDTLLGIDEQKDAIFRNTEHFLRGKPASHVLLWGARGVGKSSLIKAVLSRYHTYGLRMIQISKDDLGVLVDITDEIVDSHHRFIIYCDDLTFEEGKGEYRLLKSTMEGTLEKPPENVLIYATSNRRHLMPERMSDNLATNYIDGEIHPGEAVEDKLSLADRFGLSLSFRPMHKDTYLDIVDKLFKGRVQDQELLHQEALTFAIERGGTSGRTARHFFNHCQTGLN, via the coding sequence ATGGCTTTTGGCAAACTGACGATTGACTGGCGTAGCACCATCGCGGCGGTATGGCGTTCCAACCGGCATTTTCTGAAGCCGATCCGTAACGTGGATCTGGTCAACCCGGATACCCTGTTGGGTATCGATGAGCAAAAAGACGCCATCTTCCGCAATACCGAACATTTCCTGCGCGGTAAGCCGGCCAGCCATGTATTGCTGTGGGGTGCGCGCGGTGTTGGCAAGTCATCCCTGATCAAGGCCGTCCTTAGCCGTTACCACACTTATGGTTTGCGCATGATCCAGATTTCCAAGGATGACCTGGGCGTATTGGTCGACATCACCGATGAAATTGTCGATTCCCACCACCGTTTCATTATTTATTGCGACGACCTGACGTTTGAGGAAGGCAAGGGCGAATACCGCCTGTTGAAAAGCACTATGGAAGGCACGCTGGAAAAGCCGCCGGAAAACGTGCTGATTTACGCCACCTCCAACCGCCGCCACCTGATGCCGGAACGCATGTCCGATAACCTCGCCACCAACTACATAGACGGTGAAATCCACCCCGGCGAAGCGGTTGAGGACAAGCTTTCGTTGGCTGACCGCTTCGGCCTGTCGCTGTCTTTCCGCCCCATGCATAAGGATACTTATCTCGACATCGTGGACAAGCTGTTCAAGGGGCGGGTACAAGACCAGGAACTGCTGCACCAGGAGGCGCTGACCTTCGCCATTGAACGTGGCGGCACCAGTGGGCGTACAGCGCGGCACTTTTTTAACCATTGTCAAACTGGTCTGAACTAA
- a CDS encoding YdcF family protein → MSAALSRTLEFLLFPPGNLLAFLLLALLLYRWRGAMLAILVMGILQGAAFSLPVVAEKLMGGLGRQYPPVPNLWLQQPLPEAIVVLGAGRNPEAVEYEGRMSASVELERLNYAAFLHRKTGLPILVSGTDREAAFMLEVMQNTFQVPVRWQDSDSHTTWENAQFSDRILTRAGIRSAWVVTQAWHMPRAMQAFSNRQVQYFPASTTYGCCNFWRHEWMWWVPQATALSRSQTALHEWLGLLAYEWRH, encoded by the coding sequence ATGAGCGCTGCACTCAGCCGCACGCTCGAATTCCTGCTGTTCCCGCCCGGCAACCTGCTGGCATTCCTGCTGTTGGCATTGTTGCTGTACCGATGGCGCGGCGCCATGTTGGCCATCTTGGTCATGGGAATTTTGCAAGGTGCTGCCTTCAGCCTGCCGGTGGTGGCGGAAAAACTGATGGGCGGGTTGGGGCGGCAATATCCCCCGGTTCCCAATCTCTGGCTTCAGCAGCCGCTGCCCGAAGCCATCGTGGTGCTGGGGGCAGGGCGTAACCCAGAGGCAGTGGAGTATGAAGGCAGGATGAGCGCCAGCGTCGAACTGGAACGCCTCAATTACGCCGCTTTCCTGCACCGCAAAACCGGTTTGCCCATCCTGGTGTCAGGCACTGACCGGGAGGCGGCCTTCATGCTGGAAGTGATGCAGAATACCTTTCAGGTTCCGGTACGCTGGCAGGATAGCGACAGCCACACAACTTGGGAAAACGCGCAGTTTTCCGACCGGATTCTGACGCGGGCAGGTATCCGTTCCGCCTGGGTGGTGACGCAGGCGTGGCACATGCCGCGTGCCATGCAGGCTTTCAGCAACCGGCAGGTGCAGTATTTTCCTGCCTCCACCACCTACGGCTGCTGCAATTTCTGGCGGCATGAATGGATGTGGTGGGTTCCGCAAGCGACCGCGCTTTCACGCAGCCAGACAGCCCTGCACGAATGGTTGGGGCTGTTGGCGTATGAGTGGCGGCATTGA
- the lipA gene encoding lipoyl synthase, producing the protein MPIMERREPGHKERGADKVARIPIKVEPTTEFRRKPAWIKAKAPTTPEVKRLKAILREQKLHTVCEEAACPNLGECFTHGTATFMIMGDICTRRCPFCDVSHGKPLPLDENEPINMAETIRAMGLRYVVITSVDRDDLRDGGAEHFVKCIQQARALNPDLKIEILTPDFRGRMEIALQILETAPPDVFNHNLETVPRLYKQSRPGADYQYSLNLIREFKQLFPAIPSKSGLMLGLGETKEEVIATMRDLRGHDCDMLTLGQYLQPSRHHLPVDRFVTPDEFAELAEIGKAMGFTQVASGPMVRSSYHADQQAAGVLSGE; encoded by the coding sequence ATGCCGATTATGGAACGCAGAGAACCCGGTCACAAAGAACGCGGCGCGGACAAAGTAGCGCGCATCCCCATCAAGGTCGAGCCGACCACCGAATTCCGCCGCAAACCTGCCTGGATCAAGGCCAAAGCGCCCACCACGCCGGAAGTCAAACGCCTCAAAGCCATTCTACGCGAACAAAAACTACACACGGTGTGTGAGGAGGCCGCCTGCCCCAATCTTGGCGAATGCTTCACCCACGGTACTGCCACTTTTATGATCATGGGCGACATTTGTACCCGCCGCTGCCCGTTCTGTGACGTATCCCACGGCAAGCCGCTGCCGCTGGATGAAAACGAGCCGATCAACATGGCCGAAACCATCCGTGCCATGGGGCTGAGGTACGTCGTCATTACCTCGGTTGACCGCGATGATTTGCGCGACGGCGGCGCAGAACATTTCGTCAAATGCATTCAGCAAGCCCGTGCGCTCAACCCTGACCTCAAGATCGAAATCCTTACCCCCGACTTCCGTGGCCGTATGGAAATTGCCCTGCAAATCCTCGAAACCGCGCCGCCAGACGTGTTCAACCACAACCTGGAAACCGTGCCACGCCTCTACAAACAGTCCCGCCCCGGCGCAGATTACCAGTATTCGCTCAACCTGATCCGCGAATTCAAACAGCTGTTTCCGGCCATTCCCAGCAAATCTGGCTTGATGCTGGGGCTGGGCGAAACCAAGGAAGAAGTTATCGCCACCATGCGGGACTTGCGCGGCCATGACTGCGATATGCTGACGCTGGGGCAATACCTGCAACCCAGCCGCCACCACTTGCCGGTAGACCGTTTCGTGACCCCGGATGAGTTTGCCGAACTGGCGGAAATTGGCAAGGCCATGGGCTTTACCCAGGTGGCCAGTGGGCCGATGGTGCGCTCTTCCTACCACGCTGACCAGCAGGCGGCAGGCGTGTTGTCCGGCGAATGA